From a single Zeugodacus cucurbitae isolate PBARC_wt_2022May chromosome Y, idZeuCucr1.2, whole genome shotgun sequence genomic region:
- the LOC128923510 gene encoding uncharacterized protein LOC128923510 → MIHGPCGAINPQSPCMVDGKCSKRYPRKLTAETVTGNDGYPLYRRRSPDDNGRTVTTKVKRMDFVVDNSWIVPYSPLISKTFKTHCNVEYCNSVKSIKYICKYVTKGSDMAVFGLQSSNTNDEISRYQVGRYVNCNEAIWRMFAFPIHERHSTVINLPVHLENGQRVYFTASNATQRAETPPATTLTIHPKNDECFYLRLLLVNVRGPTSFETLRTVNGVIFPTYRAACEELNLLENDTHWDTTIAEAIISASPSQIRTLFAIIISTCFPSNPCNLWHKYKDSMSEDILHQSRVSSRNHDIEMNVEIHNRALLLIEDMCYLMCGNLLIRLGMPAPNREMNDAFNRELEREREYDHQELDLVVQRNVPLLNYQQKEVYDTLMKVIADENGGLYFLDAPGGTGKTFLMSLVLATVRARSNIAVAVASSGIAATLLEGCRTAHSAFKLPLNLQTIEEPMCNIAKHSAMAKVLATSKIIIWDECTMAHKRALEALNRTLKDLRNDSRCFGGAMILLSGDFRQILPVIPRSTAADEINACLKSSNLWRYVKKLQLTTNMRVTLLNDTSAEDFSEQLLTIGNGQVPVDESSGLISFPNNFCNFVSSKDELINNVFPNIISNYKNNEWLSERAILAAKNKDVDDLNYIIQNKIIGTMHSFKSIDCVTNEDEATNYPIEFLNSLDVPGLPPHNLRLNVGSVVIMLRNINQPKLCNGTRLVRYAHSTNASRSVNDPRDTPGARSSSSNPCGHSATNRCPCITREPDAGASSSAAHPMPTLSAPTPIATLQHLQEDATTATTADRPGTWPLLELLGDYPLHAGVYFKLWVPNMHAAASHPPTSRGATCTPQPCTNASRSVNDPRDTPGARSSSSNPCGHSATNRCPCITREPDAGASSSAAHPMPTFSAPTPIATLQHLQEDATAATTTDRPGTWPLLELLGDYPLHAGVYFQLWVPNMHAAASHPPTSRGATCPPQPWYEPTPAVEPCCTKATTALR, encoded by the exons ATGATTCATGGACCGTGTGGTGCCATCAACCCCCAATCACCTTGCATGGTCGATGGAAAGTGCTCTAAACGATATCCACGGAAATTAACGGCGGAGACTGTCACTGGCAACGATGGGTATCCGCTGTATCGGCGTCGATCACCAGATGACAACGGTCGAACTGTCACAACGAAAGTGAAAAGAATGGATTTCGTTGTCGACAACAGTTGGATTGTTCCATATTCGCCACTTATTTCTAAAACGTTCAAGACACATTGCAACGTTGAATACTGCAATTCAGTTAagtccataaaatatatttgcaaatatgttaCGAAAGGCAGTGATATGGCGGTTTTTGGATTGCAATCCTCGAATACCAACGATGAAATTTCACGCTATCAAGTTGGTCGTTATGTGAACTgtaatgaagcgatttggcgtaTGTTCGCATTTCCCATTCACGAACGTCATTCTACTGTTATAAATTTGCCGGTGCATCTAGAGAATGGTCAACGAGTATATTTCACGGCTTCGAATGCTACGCAACGTGCTGAAACACCTCCAGCAACTACATTGACCA TTCATCCAAAGAATGatgaatgtttctatttgcggtTGTTGCTGGTAAATGTGCGTGGACCAACTTCATTTGAGACACTACGAACTGTTAATGGTGTAATATTCCCAACATATCGTGCTGCATGTGAAGAATTGAACTTATTAGAAAACGATACCCATTGGGATACGACAATCGCTGAAGCCATTATCTCTGCATCTCCAAGTCAGATACGCACATTATTCGCTATCATAATTTcgacatgttttccatcaaaccCATGTAACCTGTGGCACAAATACAAGGATAGTATGTCAGAAGATATTTTACATCAAAGTCGTGTCAGTTCCAGAAATCACGATATTGAGATGAATGTGGAGATACATAATCGTGCTTTACTCTTGATCGAAGATATGTGCTACCTCATGTGCGGTAATTTATTAATCAGGTTAGGAATGCCAGCGCCAAATCGTGAAATGAATGACGCATTTAATCGAGAATTGGAACGGGAACGTGAATATGATCACCAGGAATTAGATTTAGTAGTTCAAAGGAATGTACCCCTGTTGAATTACCAACAAAAGGAAGTTTATGATACTTTAATGAAGGTAATCGCTGATGAAAATGGTGGTTTATATTTCCTAGATGCCCCTGGTGGAACTGGCAAGACATTCCTTATGTCATTAGTTTTAGCAACTGTTCGGGCGAGATCCAACATAGCGGTTGCAGTTGCTTCTTCTGGAATAGCAGCCACATTGTTAGAAGGATGCCGTACGGCTCATTCAGCATTCAAATTACCGTTAAATCTTCAAACTATTGAAGAACCAATGTGTAATATTGCAAAACACTCAGCAATGGCCAAAGTTTTAGCGACATCGAAAATCATCATCTGGGACGAATGCACAATGGCGCATAAACGTGCATTAGAAGCACTTAACCGAacattaaaagatttacgcaatGACTCGAGATGTTTTGGAGGAGCAATGATTTTACTGTCTGGCGATTTCCGCCAAATACTGCCAGTAATTCCAAGATCTACggctgccgacgaaataaacgcttGCCTCAAATCGTCAAATCTATGGCGCTATGTGAAGAAACTGCAGCTGACAACAAATATGAGAGTTACATTGCTTAATGATACATCTGCTGAAGATTTCTCGGAGCAATTGCTGACTATCGGTAATGGTCAAGTACCTGTCGATGAATCGAGCGGATTAATatcatttccaaataatttctgtaattttgtctcATCAAAAGACGAACTTATCAACAATgtatttccaaatattatttctaactacaaaaataatgaatggttGAGTGAGCGAGCAATTTTAGCGGCTAAGAATAAAGATGTAGATGACCTGAActacataattcaaaataagaTCATTGGAACAATgcattcattcaaatctattgaCTGCGTCACAAATGAAGATGAAGCCACCAACTatccaattgaatttttaaactctttggACGTACCTGGCTTACCACCGCACAATTTACGCCTAAACGTTGGCTCCGTAGTAATCATGCTTCGAAACATAAACCAACCAAAACTGTGCAACGGTACGCGTTTGGTG CGATATGCCCACAGCACCAACGCCAGCCGTTCGGTCAACGATCCACGTGACACGCCCGGGGCCCGCTCCAGCTCCTCGAACCCCTGCGGCCATAgcgccaccaaccgctgcccgtGCATCACGCGCGAACCCGACGCCGGTGCCAGCAGCTCCGCAGCGCACCCGATGCCCACTTTGTCGGCGCCCACACCGATTGCCACACTACAGCATCTTCAAGAAGATGCTACCACCGCTACGACAGCAGATCGCCCAGGCACATGGCCACTGCTTGAATTGCTTGGCGACTACCCACTCCACGCCGGAGTGTACTTCAAGCTATGGGTGCCAAATATGCATGCGGCCGCATCACACCCTCCTACATCGCGAGGGGCAACCTGCACCCCGCAACCGTG CACCAACGCCAGCCGTTCGGTCAACGATCCACGTGACACGCCCGGGGCCCGCTCCAGCTCCTCGAACCCCTGCGGCCATAgcgccaccaaccgctgcccgtGCATCACGCGCGAACCCGACGCCGGTGCCAGCAGCTCCGCAGCGCACCCGATGCCCACTTTTTCGGCGCCCACACCGATTGCCACACTACAGCATCTTCAAGAAGATGCTACCGCCGCTACGACAACAGATCGCCCAGGCACATGGCCACTGCTTGAATTGCTTGGCGACTACCCACTCCACGCCGGAGTGTACTTCCAGCTATGGGTGCCAAATATGCATGCGGCCGCATCACACCCTCCTACATCGCGAGGGGCCACCTGCCCCCCGCAACCGTGGTACGAACCAACGCCCGCAGTCGAACCATGTTGCACGAAGGCAACCACGGCACTCAGATAA